A genomic region of Cannabis sativa cultivar Pink pepper isolate KNU-18-1 chromosome 1, ASM2916894v1, whole genome shotgun sequence contains the following coding sequences:
- the LOC115706609 gene encoding two-component response regulator ARR17 produces MGSGGFSSGSSSMASLMENGDHVPHVLAVDDNIIDRKLIEKLLQKSSCKVTTAENGPRALEFLGLGDHDRLNSLEGNISKVNLIITDYCMPGMTGYDLLKKIKESSVMKEVPVVIMSSENVPTRINKCLEEGAQMFMLKPLKQSDIKRLRCHLVNSRG; encoded by the exons atgggtagtGGTGGTTTTTCTTCTGGTTCTTCTTCAATGGCGTCTTTAATGGAAAATGGAGACCACGTGCCTCACGTGTTGGCCGTAGATGACAATATTATTGACCGCAAACTCATTGAAAAGCTTCTCCAGAAATCCTCTTGCAAAG TAACAACTGCAGAAAATGGGCCTAGGGCTTTGGAGTTCTTGGGCCTAGGAGATCATGATAGACTAAACTCCCTGGAAGGCAAT ATCTCAAAGGTGAACTTGATAATTACAGATTATTGTATGCCAGGAATGACCGGATACGACTTACTTAAGAAAATCAAg GAATCGTCAGTGATGAAGGAGGTGCCTGTGGTTATTATGTCATCTGAAAATGTCCCAACTCGTATTAACAA GTGCTTAGAGGAAGGAGCTCAAATGTTCATGTTAAAGCCCCTAAAGCAATCTGACATAAAGAGACTGAGATGTCATTTGGTGAATTCCAGAGGCTAA